One part of the Parasphingorhabdus sp. SCSIO 66989 genome encodes these proteins:
- the galK gene encoding galactokinase produces MTVERKDIPRQFAESFGRSPDVTTFAPGRVNLLGEHIDLHGGHVLPMALPFGICLAAASIRGGEDRIKSAQFEDIARHSCGAPKASHWSDYVAGALEAARAQGWLKGAAAIYCDSAIPVGAGLSSSAATIIATLKAFAPKGLPVTELAKLAQTVENQYIGVPCGIMDQMAIAAPAPGEILLLNCRSLDFTPLPLPQGWEVAVVHSGQHRELADGRYHQRVEETEAARQALKIQYLTDLAGRDPLPKLDSATLTRRVRHIASEQSRVLLAVDAIETASTESFGALMQQGHMSMARDFEASTPEIDQLVADAVTVGAYGARITGAGFGGCIVALLAKGKKHEWWQQLGKHHPSASLLY; encoded by the coding sequence ATGACCGTTGAGCGAAAAGATATTCCACGGCAATTCGCAGAAAGCTTTGGCCGGTCACCCGACGTAACCACTTTTGCCCCCGGCCGCGTCAATCTGCTCGGGGAGCATATTGATCTGCATGGCGGCCACGTTCTGCCCATGGCCCTTCCCTTTGGAATTTGCCTTGCAGCTGCGTCCATTAGAGGCGGAGAAGATCGCATAAAGTCTGCTCAGTTTGAAGATATTGCCAGGCATAGCTGCGGCGCACCCAAGGCCAGTCACTGGAGCGACTATGTAGCAGGCGCACTCGAAGCGGCACGCGCGCAAGGCTGGCTGAAGGGGGCTGCTGCAATATACTGTGATAGCGCTATTCCAGTAGGAGCAGGCTTGTCGTCATCGGCTGCGACTATCATTGCCACACTCAAGGCATTCGCACCCAAAGGCTTGCCAGTAACCGAGCTGGCCAAATTGGCACAAACAGTTGAAAATCAGTATATTGGTGTACCTTGCGGGATTATGGATCAGATGGCAATAGCCGCGCCCGCCCCAGGCGAGATTCTGCTGCTCAACTGCCGGTCGCTGGACTTTACGCCATTACCTTTACCACAGGGCTGGGAGGTAGCGGTGGTACATTCCGGACAGCATCGCGAATTGGCAGATGGGCGTTATCATCAGCGTGTGGAAGAAACCGAAGCGGCCCGCCAAGCGCTGAAAATTCAATATCTTACCGACCTTGCGGGACGCGATCCGCTACCAAAGCTAGACAGCGCGACATTGACGCGCCGCGTCCGCCATATTGCCAGCGAACAAAGCCGTGTTTTGCTGGCGGTGGACGCAATAGAAACGGCGTCTACAGAGAGTTTCGGCGCTTTGATGCAACAAGGACATATGTCCATGGCGCGGGATTTTGAGGCCTCGACGCCCGAGATCGATCAGCTTGTCGCGGACGCAGTAACCGTGGGCGCCTATGGCGCAAGGATTACCGGTGCAGGATTTGGCGGTTGTATAGTGGCCCTATTAGCCAAAGGGAAAAAACACGAATGGTGGCAACAGCTTGGCAAGCACCACCCAAGCGCGTCATTGCTTTACTGA
- the galT gene encoding galactose-1-phosphate uridylyltransferase has translation MSDTAKIISSPGAAGPVFRRHHQKADGRSLYLYGHKPHNLPPFPESSGKIAPGGELRWHPLRGEYAVYAGHRQNRTHLPNPADNPLAPMRKGGGETEIPFTDFELAVFDNRFPSLHRDAADPPTADETHQRLAAKGKCEVIVYSADSETRLSNLTMEQRILLVEAWIDRYTAMREMGLAYILPFENRGTEIGATLHHPHGQIYGFPIVPKPQEQAAKVFANGFDLVSAMDSWGEAQQVAANGTMIAMVPPFARFPYECWIIPKTALPGPWTFSAQQVSDFADLLGRMQAAYDALFTRPMPYMMSLHAAPTEHDAPYHFTAQFYPMLRDAKRVKYLASVEQATGIFTVDIAPEEAAEHLRAVFA, from the coding sequence ATGTCCGACACCGCTAAAATCATCAGCAGCCCCGGTGCGGCCGGCCCGGTCTTTCGCCGCCATCACCAGAAGGCCGATGGCCGCAGCCTCTATCTTTACGGTCACAAACCTCACAACCTCCCGCCTTTCCCGGAGAGTTCAGGCAAGATTGCGCCCGGCGGTGAATTGCGCTGGCATCCCTTGCGCGGGGAATATGCGGTGTATGCTGGCCACCGGCAAAACCGCACGCATCTGCCCAATCCAGCAGATAACCCCCTCGCCCCGATGCGCAAAGGCGGCGGCGAGACCGAGATACCCTTTACCGATTTTGAGCTGGCTGTATTCGACAATCGCTTCCCCAGCCTGCACCGGGATGCGGCTGATCCGCCGACCGCTGACGAGACACATCAGAGATTGGCGGCGAAGGGCAAATGCGAAGTTATCGTATACAGCGCCGACAGCGAAACCCGCCTCTCCAATCTGACAATGGAGCAACGCATCCTGCTGGTCGAAGCATGGATTGATCGCTATACCGCGATGCGTGAAATGGGCCTTGCCTATATCCTTCCCTTCGAAAATCGCGGCACAGAGATTGGCGCAACACTGCATCACCCGCATGGCCAAATCTACGGGTTCCCGATTGTACCCAAGCCACAAGAACAGGCCGCCAAAGTGTTTGCCAATGGCTTCGACCTGGTCAGCGCCATGGATAGCTGGGGAGAAGCCCAGCAAGTCGCCGCCAATGGGACCATGATTGCCATGGTCCCGCCCTTTGCCCGCTTCCCTTATGAGTGTTGGATAATCCCGAAAACCGCATTGCCCGGCCCATGGACATTTTCTGCGCAACAAGTCTCTGATTTTGCTGATTTGTTAGGCCGGATGCAGGCCGCCTATGACGCTCTATTTACCCGACCCATGCCGTATATGATGAGTCTGCATGCCGCGCCCACAGAGCATGACGCACCCTATCACTTCACCGCGCAATTCTATCCGATGTTACGCGATGCAAAGCGAGTCAAATATCTCGCATCGGTCGAGCAGGCGACGGGCATCTTCACTGTCGATATCGCCCCGGAAGAAGCAGCAGAACATCTACGCGCGGTCTTTGCATGA
- a CDS encoding beta-galactosidase produces the protein MANTQNPVSMALGVCYYPEHWPEEMWPTDFARMKALGISQVRIGEFAWSRLEPDPGRFDWGWLDRVMDIAGDHDLGIILGPPTATPPKWLIDSVPDILAHDRHGQPRRFGSRRHYCFSSENYRVHSRRITHALAERYAQHPALVMWQTDNEYGCHDTVLSYSPMAAQAFRGWLAQRYGSVAALNAAWGNVFWSMEYRSFAEIDLPNSTVTEPNPSHVMDFRRFSSDQVRSFNAEQCAILREHAPDIPISHNFMGHFADFDHHALGRDLDMATWDSYPLGFLDQEALYSAEDKARYRRRGHPDFAAFHHDLYRGCAPKWGVMEQQPGPVNWAPHNAMPDKGMVRLWSWEAFAQGASLLSWFRWRQAPFAQEQMHAGLRLPDDTPAPVWEELEGIADDLERIGPTHPQQAEVAILFDYAAQWMIETQPQGRGFSYSAQAFALYSALRQLGQSIDIIGPDAALTGYKAVFVPSLPHIPEALRQRLAAFDGMLCLFPRCGSKTEALTVVEHLPPGPLKDIIPIRVEQVESLPADMVIAVRHETGCYNAHHWREQIVSDLTPLAHFQDGGGAWYASGNVHYVACWPGPDFMQLVVQDVLQHAGTECVLLPEGVRLRRHGDLRILVNYADAPVDCARYGGPKANADYLLGAARTPPCDLSIWRG, from the coding sequence ATGGCAAACACCCAAAATCCGGTCTCTATGGCGCTGGGCGTTTGCTATTATCCCGAGCATTGGCCGGAGGAGATGTGGCCTACCGACTTTGCCCGAATGAAGGCGCTGGGTATTTCCCAAGTGCGGATCGGCGAGTTTGCCTGGAGCAGGCTCGAGCCTGATCCGGGTCGTTTTGATTGGGGTTGGCTTGATCGGGTCATGGATATTGCAGGTGACCATGATCTTGGCATCATTCTCGGACCCCCCACTGCAACGCCGCCCAAATGGCTGATTGACAGCGTGCCTGATATTTTGGCGCATGATCGCCATGGTCAACCACGGCGTTTTGGCTCGCGCCGGCATTATTGTTTCTCTTCAGAGAATTACCGTGTGCACTCTCGCCGCATCACCCATGCTTTGGCCGAGCGATATGCGCAGCACCCAGCGCTTGTAATGTGGCAGACCGATAATGAATATGGCTGTCATGATACGGTTTTGAGCTACTCGCCAATGGCGGCGCAAGCGTTCAGGGGGTGGCTGGCGCAGCGCTATGGCTCGGTCGCAGCGCTCAATGCCGCATGGGGCAATGTCTTTTGGAGCATGGAGTATCGCAGTTTTGCCGAGATTGATCTGCCCAATTCTACAGTGACCGAACCCAATCCCTCCCATGTCATGGATTTTCGGCGCTTCTCCTCAGATCAAGTCCGCAGCTTCAATGCCGAGCAATGCGCGATTTTGCGCGAACATGCCCCTGATATCCCGATAAGCCATAACTTTATGGGGCATTTCGCCGACTTTGATCATCATGCCCTTGGCCGCGATCTGGATATGGCGACATGGGATAGCTATCCGCTTGGCTTTCTCGATCAGGAAGCGCTCTATAGTGCTGAGGATAAGGCGCGCTATCGCCGCCGGGGACACCCTGACTTCGCCGCTTTCCATCACGATCTTTATCGCGGATGTGCACCCAAATGGGGCGTGATGGAGCAACAGCCCGGCCCGGTAAACTGGGCACCACATAATGCTATGCCGGACAAGGGAATGGTGCGGTTATGGAGCTGGGAAGCCTTTGCTCAAGGGGCTTCTCTGTTAAGCTGGTTTCGCTGGCGACAAGCCCCATTTGCCCAAGAGCAAATGCATGCCGGATTGCGCTTGCCCGATGATACGCCCGCACCGGTCTGGGAAGAGCTGGAAGGCATTGCTGATGACCTGGAACGGATCGGCCCGACACATCCGCAACAAGCCGAAGTCGCGATCCTGTTTGATTATGCTGCGCAGTGGATGATTGAAACCCAGCCACAGGGCAGAGGCTTCTCCTATAGCGCTCAGGCATTTGCGCTCTATTCCGCGCTGCGACAGCTAGGGCAATCAATCGACATTATCGGACCCGATGCCGCCTTGACAGGTTACAAGGCGGTGTTTGTGCCCAGCCTGCCTCACATTCCCGAGGCGTTGCGGCAACGCCTTGCCGCCTTTGACGGCATGCTCTGCCTATTCCCGCGCTGTGGCAGCAAAACAGAGGCGTTGACTGTTGTGGAGCATCTGCCGCCGGGTCCGCTGAAAGACATTATCCCGATCCGGGTTGAACAGGTGGAATCCTTGCCAGCGGATATGGTGATTGCGGTGCGGCATGAGACGGGGTGCTATAATGCCCATCATTGGCGCGAACAGATTGTCAGCGATCTGACGCCTTTGGCACATTTCCAGGATGGCGGCGGAGCATGGTATGCTTCGGGCAATGTGCACTATGTTGCTTGCTGGCCGGGACCGGATTTTATGCAGCTGGTGGTGCAGGACGTGCTGCAACATGCCGGTACAGAATGCGTCCTATTGCCCGAAGGCGTCAGGCTGCGGCGGCACGGAGATCTGCGGATATTGGTAAACTATGCGGATGCTCCGGTAGATTGCGCCAGATATGGCGGGCCAAAAGCCAATGCGGACTATCTTTTAGGTGCTGCACGGACGCCACCCTGTGATCTATCGATCTGGCGCGGCTGA
- a CDS encoding YceI family protein, with product MDQVVMEGSVMLKRGIAICICAILAACSAPQSEPQPLTGDWTLVPESSQIAFVSIKAGNVGEAHSFKTESGVVDGTGKAEISIDLSSVDTAVDIRDERMREFLFQVDQFPSATITAQIDPETMKTLDIGEQQIASTELSLSLHGIEADFDSDLAVTRISENRVLVETTKPVIIDATQFALGDGLEKLRELAELPSISPAVPVTATLIFARNDK from the coding sequence ATGGATCAGGTTGTGATGGAGGGTAGTGTGATGCTGAAACGCGGAATTGCCATATGCATATGTGCCATACTGGCAGCCTGTAGCGCTCCGCAGAGCGAACCACAGCCCTTAACGGGCGATTGGACGCTGGTTCCGGAAAGCTCTCAGATCGCGTTCGTGTCTATCAAGGCGGGCAATGTCGGCGAGGCGCATAGCTTCAAGACCGAAAGCGGCGTGGTTGATGGCACAGGCAAGGCCGAAATCAGCATTGACCTCAGCAGTGTCGATACCGCCGTTGACATACGCGATGAACGGATGCGCGAGTTTCTGTTTCAGGTTGATCAGTTTCCCAGCGCGACGATAACTGCGCAAATTGACCCGGAAACCATGAAGACGCTCGATATTGGTGAGCAGCAGATTGCGAGCACCGAGCTATCGCTTTCACTGCATGGCATCGAGGCGGATTTTGACAGCGATCTTGCGGTGACCCGGATTTCGGAAAACCGCGTATTGGTAGAGACTACAAAGCCGGTGATCATCGATGCAACCCAATTTGCGCTCGGCGACGGCCTGGAAAAGCTGCGCGAGCTTGCTGAATTGCCTTCGATCAGCCCGGCTGTGCCGGTGACGGCGACATTGATATTTGCCCGTAACGACAAATAG
- a CDS encoding DUF2147 domain-containing protein, with the protein MPRLFRLSLSFVALLGIFSTDLVVAQETFGTWRNPSGSVHIEIYTCGDFRCGRVVWASEKAIKDAKKGTDDPLIGMTILRNFAEDRKGIWRGRAFVADKGREVSGSAEILDADRLKIKGCLLGRVGCRSQVWTRLSAE; encoded by the coding sequence ATGCCCAGGCTTTTCCGGTTATCACTGTCATTTGTCGCCTTGCTAGGGATATTCAGCACCGATTTGGTGGTCGCTCAAGAAACCTTTGGCACTTGGCGTAACCCGTCAGGCAGTGTCCATATCGAAATCTACACCTGCGGCGATTTTCGCTGCGGCCGCGTGGTTTGGGCCAGCGAAAAGGCGATTAAGGACGCGAAAAAGGGTACAGATGATCCGCTGATCGGCATGACGATATTGCGCAATTTCGCGGAAGATCGCAAAGGCATTTGGCGGGGCAGGGCCTTTGTTGCCGATAAGGGACGTGAAGTATCCGGTAGTGCTGAAATACTGGATGCCGACCGGCTCAAGATCAAAGGTTGTCTGCTAGGGCGTGTAGGCTGTCGGTCTCAAGTCTGGACCAGATTGTCTGCAGAGTAA
- the thyA gene encoding thymidylate synthase yields MHYEDQYLDLMRTIWRDGVRRGDRTGTGTRAVFGATMRFSLADGAIPLLTTKRVYWKTAAREMLWFLSGDTNIRPLVAQKVHIWTDWPLAKYREATGEDISRDDFEAKIIEDDAFAAEWGDLGPVYGKQWVDWPVYDAAPEAGEGLYRRRAKGINQIAELVSSLRDNPGSRRHIFEGWNVAELDQMALPPCHKTYQFFVADGRLTCLLYQRSCDVALGVPFNIFSAALLTYMLAQQTDLAPGELIWNGGDVHLYENHESLVTEQLSRTPSGDPTLEIVRKPSDIFSYRIEDFVVHDYAPQSHIAAPVAV; encoded by the coding sequence ATGCATTATGAAGACCAGTATCTTGATCTGATGCGCACCATCTGGCGCGATGGCGTTCGGCGCGGTGACCGTACTGGAACGGGAACACGCGCTGTCTTCGGCGCGACTATGCGCTTCTCCTTGGCGGATGGCGCGATTCCTCTGCTGACCACCAAGCGGGTGTACTGGAAAACTGCGGCGCGCGAGATGCTATGGTTTCTGTCTGGTGATACCAATATCCGGCCTCTGGTTGCGCAGAAGGTGCATATCTGGACCGACTGGCCGCTCGCCAAGTATCGCGAGGCGACTGGCGAGGATATCAGTCGCGACGATTTTGAGGCGAAGATCATCGAAGATGATGCATTCGCTGCTGAATGGGGCGATTTGGGCCCGGTCTATGGCAAGCAATGGGTGGACTGGCCGGTTTATGATGCCGCGCCCGAAGCCGGTGAGGGGCTATATCGTCGCCGCGCAAAGGGCATCAACCAGATCGCCGAATTGGTCAGCAGCCTGCGCGATAATCCTGGTTCACGCCGTCATATCTTTGAAGGCTGGAACGTTGCCGAGCTCGATCAGATGGCGCTTCCGCCTTGCCACAAAACCTATCAGTTTTTTGTCGCTGATGGACGTCTGACCTGCCTGCTCTATCAGCGCTCATGCGACGTCGCGTTGGGCGTGCCGTTCAATATCTTCTCTGCTGCTCTGCTGACCTATATGCTGGCGCAGCAAACCGATCTCGCGCCCGGGGAATTGATCTGGAATGGCGGCGATGTGCATCTCTACGAAAATCACGAATCGCTGGTGACGGAACAGCTTTCACGGACACCTTCAGGCGATCCAACACTGGAAATTGTCCGCAAGCCTTCGGACATATTCAGTTACCGGATTGAGGATTTTGTGGTGCATGATTACGCGCCGCAATCCCATATCGCTGCACCTGTTGCGGTTTAG
- a CDS encoding 3-methyl-2-oxobutanoate dehydrogenase (2-methylpropanoyl-transferring) subunit alpha, producing MADQDDKPMAGAKPNLPPLSLHVPEPQFRPGDDVDYSNVDIPPAGKQPRPDIGATPYDMREMVYDLVRVLDDDGKAVGPWDPKLKPDVLIKMLENMALVRAFDERLFRAQRQGKTSFYMKCRGEEATSVCAAFALASDDMVFPSYRQQGVLIARGYPLVEMVNQIYSNKGDKLKGRQLPIMYCSREHSFFTISGNLATQYPQAVGWAMASAIKGDTRIAATWCGEGSTAEGDFHSAATFAAVYNAPVILNVINNQWAISSFSGFAGAERTTFAARATGYGMAGLRVDGNDALAVYAATQWAAERARTNQGPTLIEYFTYRAEGHSTSDDPSAYRSADESKEWPLGDPINRLKQHLIQLGEWDEDRHAAMDERLANDVKAATKEAEKNGILGHGLHQPFETMFQDVFEELPWHLKEQSEQAARERAKKWPE from the coding sequence ATGGCTGACCAAGACGACAAACCCATGGCAGGGGCTAAGCCCAATTTGCCACCCTTGTCATTGCATGTACCCGAGCCGCAATTCCGCCCCGGCGATGACGTGGATTACAGCAATGTCGACATCCCGCCCGCTGGTAAACAGCCACGCCCGGATATTGGCGCGACACCCTATGACATGCGCGAAATGGTCTATGATCTGGTGCGTGTCTTGGATGATGATGGCAAAGCGGTTGGCCCTTGGGACCCCAAGCTAAAGCCTGACGTCCTTATCAAAATGCTGGAAAATATGGCGCTGGTCCGTGCTTTTGACGAGCGCCTCTTCCGTGCGCAGCGCCAAGGTAAGACCAGCTTCTATATGAAATGCCGCGGCGAAGAGGCGACCTCTGTATGCGCGGCTTTTGCGCTCGCCTCGGATGATATGGTCTTCCCCAGTTACCGCCAGCAAGGGGTATTGATCGCACGCGGTTATCCGCTGGTGGAGATGGTCAACCAGATCTACTCCAATAAGGGCGACAAGCTGAAAGGTCGGCAGTTGCCGATCATGTATTGCTCGCGCGAGCACAGCTTTTTCACAATTTCGGGCAATCTGGCGACACAATATCCGCAGGCCGTGGGTTGGGCGATGGCGAGCGCGATCAAAGGTGACACCCGCATCGCGGCGACATGGTGTGGCGAGGGCTCTACTGCTGAGGGCGATTTTCACAGCGCGGCGACTTTTGCAGCCGTCTATAATGCGCCGGTGATCCTCAATGTGATCAATAACCAATGGGCGATTTCCAGCTTTTCCGGCTTTGCCGGGGCTGAGCGGACAACCTTTGCCGCGCGCGCCACTGGCTATGGCATGGCGGGTCTTCGCGTCGATGGCAATGACGCGCTGGCGGTCTATGCGGCGACACAATGGGCCGCCGAACGCGCGCGCACTAACCAGGGGCCGACGCTGATTGAGTATTTCACCTATCGCGCTGAGGGGCACAGCACGTCCGATGATCCCTCCGCCTATCGCAGCGCCGATGAGAGCAAGGAATGGCCGCTAGGTGACCCGATCAACCGTTTGAAACAGCATCTGATTCAATTGGGCGAATGGGACGAAGATCGTCATGCCGCGATGGATGAGCGGCTCGCCAATGACGTGAAGGCCGCGACCAAGGAAGCCGAGAAGAACGGCATTCTCGGCCATGGTCTGCATCAGCCATTTGAAACTATGTTCCAGGATGTGTTCGAGGAACTGCCCTGGCATCTCAAAGAACAGAGCGAACAGGCCGCGCGCGAACGGGCCAAGAAATGGCCGGAGTAG
- a CDS encoding alpha-ketoacid dehydrogenase subunit beta: MNMIEAINSALDIMLERDPNVILMGEDIGYFGGVFRCTAGLQEKHGKTRVFDTPISECGIIGAAVGMGAYGLRPVPEIQFADYIYPGIDQLISEAARLRYRSAAEFISPMTVRSPFGGGIFGGQTHSQSPESLFTHVAGLKTVIPSTPYDAKGLLIASIEDNDPVIFFEPKRIYNGPFDGFYDQPVQPWSKHPDSVVPEDYYRIDLGKAKIVREGEAFTVLAYGTMVHVAKAVVEHHGVDAEIIDLRTLLPLDIETIEESVKKTGRCLIVHEATRTSGFGAELSALVQERCFYHLEAPIERVTGFDTPYPHSLEWAYFPGPIRIGEAIETLLKD; the protein is encoded by the coding sequence ATGAATATGATCGAGGCGATCAACAGCGCTCTGGATATCATGCTCGAGCGTGACCCGAATGTGATCCTGATGGGCGAGGATATCGGCTATTTTGGCGGCGTATTCCGCTGCACTGCTGGCCTACAGGAAAAGCACGGCAAGACCCGTGTATTCGATACTCCGATCAGCGAATGCGGCATTATCGGCGCTGCGGTGGGGATGGGGGCCTATGGCCTGCGCCCGGTGCCGGAGATTCAGTTTGCCGATTATATCTATCCCGGCATTGACCAGCTGATTTCCGAGGCAGCGCGGTTGCGTTACCGTTCGGCAGCTGAGTTTATCTCGCCGATGACGGTGCGTTCGCCCTTTGGTGGCGGCATTTTTGGTGGCCAGACGCACAGCCAGTCGCCGGAAAGCCTTTTCACCCATGTCGCGGGCCTGAAAACCGTCATTCCTTCAACACCTTATGACGCCAAAGGGCTACTGATCGCGTCGATTGAAGACAATGATCCGGTGATCTTTTTCGAGCCGAAGCGTATCTATAATGGCCCGTTTGACGGCTTTTATGATCAGCCGGTGCAGCCATGGTCCAAGCATCCGGACTCGGTCGTGCCTGAAGACTATTACCGCATTGATCTTGGTAAGGCGAAGATTGTGCGTGAAGGGGAGGCGTTCACGGTCCTTGCTTATGGCACCATGGTGCATGTCGCCAAGGCGGTGGTGGAGCATCATGGCGTCGATGCCGAGATTATAGATCTGCGCACATTGCTGCCGCTCGATATCGAGACGATTGAAGAGTCGGTGAAAAAGACAGGTCGCTGCCTGATTGTGCATGAGGCAACACGCACCAGCGGTTTTGGCGCAGAACTCTCGGCACTGGTGCAGGAGCGCTGCTTCTATCACTTGGAAGCGCCGATTGAGCGCGTCACCGGCTTTGACACGCCTTATCCGCATTCGCTCGAATGGGCCTATTTCCCTGGCCCGATCCGTATCGGCGAAGCGATTGAGACACTGCTAAAGGACTGA